The genomic segment GTCGATAAAACTCTCTCTAACCGCGATATTTGGTATTTCTGTTTCGACTTGTCTAGCTAATTCTCTAGCCAAATCTGGGGCTGTATTTTCTGGCTCAACGATCAATCTAAGTAATTTTATCGGTAGAGATGCTGTTTCGGGTGTACTCAGCTCATCGATGTAAATCCGCGTGATATTAGGGAGTGCAAGCATTGACTGAAAGTGGATGTTATTTTCTCTTTCAGTTTGGCGATTTGGGTAAATTACTACCAACTGCCAAGGATGCTGCGGTTGGTATTGTCTGAGATAAATAAATAGTTCGGCAAATAGACGATAATACAAATTTGGATCTGGCTGAAATTGCACCTCCACAATGTAGAAAGGTAGTTGAGAATCTTCAATAATTGGCAGAAACAAGCCATCTAGGCGAAAGGCTAATTGTTTAACCTCTTGAGAGGTAAATTGGTATTGGTTAGTAGCTTCGGCTGGTATGCCCAAGAGGGCGAAGAACACAAAGGGAAATTCTTGGAAGATGCTGTAAAATAAGCTATCTGTTTTCATGGATTAAATTAAGGTTAGATGATAATCAATCAATTTTAGATAAGCTTGTGCGCGGGTTTCATCCATGATGACCAGGGGGTAGGTAGTAACACCGATATTTATTTTATCATATTCACCAAATTGTCTGAATAGTAGTTTAAGCTTGAATTTTCGCATCGCGGGTGACTAAGGGCAGACCCAAAGATAAAGCAGTCGCGGCAATAATTCTATCTGGCATATCAGGAACCGTTGCCCTGTCAATTTGTTGAATAGTTGCCGAGATATTGCGATCCAAAGGTGCTAGCAGAATCCCCACATTTGGATCGTCCGCAGCATTTAAAACTCGTGTCAGCACCTCCCCTGCCAAACGCCCTCGCTCAATTAAGTAAGAAATTTCTACAATTGTAATTGCGGAAAAGTAGATAAAATTTCCCTCATTAACCGCTTGTTCTAATGCTGTTAATGCTGCTGCCGACAATCTTGGCAGTTCAAAAATGTACCAAATCATGGTGTGGGTATCTGCTACGACTGAGGGCATCAAACAATCTGCCTGGGAAAATTTCCCCACATTTCTTGTCGGGCTTGGGCGATGTCTTCTTCCGTAATATCTACTTTTAAGTCAGCACACAACCCTTTCACACTCTTTAGCGGTTTTTTAGTCATATTTTTTTGTTGAAGAAACTCAGCAAAATCCAAAACTTCCTGCTGCTGAACCGGAAGCAAAGCCCGTAACTTATCTAAAACTGCTTGCTCTAAATTCATTGTTATTTTTCCTCCTTAATTACCCCAGAATCATCTTATCAACCCACCACACCCAAATATGAGTATCGAGAATAATCATTTTAAGCATTCCCAGTCTTCTAATGCCACAGGTTCAGTGGGGTCATCATATTGGCAGACTTTACCCTCTAAGGGATAAGAATTTGAGTCAGGGTGAGGGCGGCGAGGAGATTCAAGAATAATAATTTCCACTGCATCGCCCCTCATAAAAGGTAAATTATCTAAGGTGATTTTGCCATTTTCTGCAAAGGTTGTTTCAATACGATGTGCGTTCATAGTATTTCCTAATCCAGAACTTGGTTGCTTTCATTGTAGACCCAACTTATCAGACGGTCAATGTAAATATTTCACACTCAATTCCAATCATCTTCGCTGTCAAGTAATCATAGTTACTCGGTTACTTGAAATTATACATTACATTCAGCCTCGATGATAGTGCGTAGGTTTGGTTGATTTCAGAAACCCAACCTACGCTTTATAGTGGGATTAATTTTGTTCAGCTTCAGCGATAATCGCTTCTACTTCAGCCACAGGCAAATCTAAGAATGTAGCAATTTCCTCTGTCGCTAATCCCCGACTAACCATTCTGAGGATTGAAACTTTTTCTCGCTGTTTAGCTTCAGCTTGTGCTTCAGCTTGGCCTTCAGCAAAAACATCTTGATAGAATCTGGTTTTCTTTAAATCGCTGAGTTCAAACATGGCGGCAATTTCCTCTCTGGATTTTTGGGGTAACTTGTAAACTATGATAGTCTCTAACAAGTCGATCAGGCTCTTTCTGATCGTAGCATTGGGTATTTCTGTTTCAGCT from the Argonema galeatum A003/A1 genome contains:
- a CDS encoding DUF2281 domain-containing protein encodes the protein MNLEQAVLDKLRALLPVQQQEVLDFAEFLQQKNMTKKPLKSVKGLCADLKVDITEEDIAQARQEMWGNFPRQIV
- a CDS encoding Rpn family recombination-promoting nuclease/putative transposase encodes the protein MKTDSLFYSIFQEFPFVFFALLGIPAEATNQYQFTSQEVKQLAFRLDGLFLPIIEDSQLPFYIVEVQFQPDPNLYYRLFAELFIYLRQYQPQHPWQLVVIYPNRQTERENNIHFQSMLALPNITRIYIDELSTPETASLPIKLLRLIVEPENTAPDLARELARQVETEIPNIAVRESFIDLLETIVFYKLPQKSREEIAAMFNLSDLKKTRVYQEIQAEVQAEAQAEIAKIQAQIAKAQEARQREKTAIILRLVNLGLSTEQIATAVDLSVAEVEATIEEAEQN
- a CDS encoding type II toxin-antitoxin system VapC family toxin; the protein is MPSVVADTHTMIWYIFELPRLSAAALTALEQAVNEGNFIYFSAITIVEISYLIERGRLAGEVLTRVLNAADDPNVGILLAPLDRNISATIQQIDRATVPDMPDRIIAATALSLGLPLVTRDAKIQA
- a CDS encoding Rpn family recombination-promoting nuclease/putative transposase, coding for MIFPRNPVSYTPDLARELARQAETEIPNATIRKSLIDLLETIIVYKLPQKSREEIAAMFELSDLKKTRFYQDVFAEGQAEAQAEAKQREKVSILRMVSRGLATEEIATFLDLPVAEVEAIIAEAEQN